TCTACTCATCCCAAACAAACATATGTATGCATTTGTGTCTTCAGACTTCTATGTTGTCAAATGAAAGGATGTTAGGCTGTATGGATGTTAGGCTGTATGGACTAAGGCATCAAGGTCCATCATGATGCCCTCCCATAAAAATGATCTCAGGACTTCTGCTTGAGACCTTTGTGAGCTATTACCAGTCAGGGCTGAGTGTGCTAGGCAAGATGGACCATTGATTTCGCTAATCACCAGGTAGTTTCTTAACAAACAAACAGTAGAGAGGATGAAGACAGGATATTCAAAAGTGGTTTATGAGTTTCTGTGAGATCTTTTTTTTTGCATtaggtgatatatatatatccccaacATCTGGTTTAAGAATAGCTCTTAAACATTCCTGCTCTGAGAGAGTTTGAAATGTCAAtaaaaaatgcaaaactgaaGATAATTAAAAATAGTGTGTTAAATTTGATTGAAAACAGTATTTTGATTTTGGAGAGTTTGAGATGAAAACAGGAGGAAACTGGGCAAATTGCAAAGCCTAGACATTATTgtcttaagagagagagagagagagagagagagagagagagagagagatctgaacAAAAAGGTTTTTGTAAAGTAGTTTATCTGGAAGACACTTTGCACATGTGTGGCTCAGAGGCCAATGGGGAGGTTTGATTTCACAAGACCCTGGCTCATACACAGGGCCAGCCAAAAACATTTTGGCCCCTGAGGTGGACCCCAAAATTGAGCCCCTCTCCTCACTagggaagaaagggtgagggAAGAACTATATCAGGAAcggggcggggaggggagagaaagatctAAATTGGAATCTGCTGCCCccgtggatcctgctgcctgaggcggttgcctcatcttgcctcatgggtgggccagccctgctcatACATTCAGCTAGGACAGTTTGGCAGTAGAAGAAGTAGAGAAGCAACAGCAGCCTTTTTGTAGCATCCAGTACAACCTGGGCCATCCAAGTGTGTACCTAATTAATATGATCTTTCCCTCACTCTTTTGAGGGGAGAATTGTGTAAGCTGGCCTTCATGTGACTGGCTAGTCATGTAACTagcacatgtggccctccagatgttgctgaactaaaactcccaccatcccttaccattggccatgttggctgatggAAGCAGGAGtcaaataacatctggagggtcacaggtagggatggaaagaatcatagaactgtagagttggtagggaccccaggggtcatccagcccaatgtCCTGCAATGAAGAATCactgctaaagaatccctggcagatagcCATACAACctccatttaaaaacctccagtgaaggagggtCCACCACCTTCTACGGTAGTCCATTTCATAGTCCAACAGCACTTACTTTCTTCCTAAAGttatctagcaacatctggagagccacaggcgcCCATCCCTGTTTCAGCTGGATATTCTAGGCattgaacctggcacctcctGCATGCTAAGAATGTGCTCTTCCACTGTGCTTTGGGCTCCCCTTTAAAGACTGCTCCTCCTCCACACTCTTGTAGTGCTAGCCCCCAACTGAATGTATGAACCAGAGTGGAGTGCAGGCACAGGGCTCATTGGTCAATGACCTTACCATTGCTAGACAAGCAAGTAACATGCAAGGGGCCAGATATCTTCCAAGATATAATAGCTACGgtgtgtttttatacatgtttccCAGACCAGAATCATCCTTCTCAACTGGTGTGCCTGGTTCCTGAGAATGAAAAGACCAGGGGAGGACAAAGTGCGACCAGCATGCCAGCATAAACAGCGTCGATGCAGTATGTCCAGCATAGATGTAAACACTGTGAGTGGGCAGCAATCCAGTAATGGGAATATGCTCTACATAGGCTTCAGAGGCCTGGAAGGTGTCCATTGCACCCCTACCACTGATTCCGGTGTGATCTGTGGGAGAATGACTTGCTCCCCGACTGATGAAGACAACCTCCTTCACAGTGGACATCCGTCTGAAACTGACCCAGAACTGGCAAAGATCCTAGAGGAGGTCCGATATATTGCCAACAGGTTTCGAGACCAGGATGAGGCAGAAGCCATTTGCAATGAATGGAAGTTTGCTGCTTCTGTTGTGGACCGCCTCTGTTTGATGGCTTTTTCGGTCTTCACAATAATTTGTACCATTGGCATCTTAATGTCGGCCCCCAATTTTGTAGAGGCTGTTTCTAAAGATTTTGCTTGACCTGCACTTGTGGACttgcaaaaaaagttttttttatgttggCAATCTATTAAAATATGTTAAGTAGCAATAGCATATTCAGTGCACTTGGCTTATATAGGATGATTGGATGCAAACTTCTTTTGGGAGGTACAGTCTAAGAAACGGACAGTATCAGTGTTAATAGCCTTGGCAACTGCTGGGGCCTTCTGTATACTGCACCATCTCCCCAATTTACCAAATCTGGTGCCCAGAATAAATTATTTAAGTCTATTTGCATCTTCTttgcattgtttatttttatgttcCTATATGCCTTCACACTTTCCCACCCCACATGTTAGATACTGTCTTTATTTCAAAAGAGATGAGAACCAGAGGCCATTGGGATGGCAAATTGAGCACCAGGTCCTCATTTCCATACATGGAAAGCTAGCATACCTGGAGTACATACAGAATATAGGCAACTCTGATCATTTGTGTTCCTGCCAAATGGTTACCAGATTTGGTCTTGATGACTACTGATAGGAACAGTGGAGGCTGGCCCACTGGGAGGCAGGGGgaattgccccaccaacctcagcctgccctcagccagccccacctGCCTTCCTTCCTACTTACAAGTAGTCAAGGGGCTTGCcttgtctgccagctccatcctCCTTGATCTCAGTATTGCCCCTTTTACGTCTCAGCAGTAGGGAGGAAGACTGGGACAAAACTATTAAttggttctgcctgtcattggctctggctccacatcCTGttggcctctcctccttccaccccACAAATCCCAATGGACAGCAATCTCCAGTGCATAGGAAGGACTCCTGCGTGAGTGCCTAAGGGCCccgctcctgccactcaccacttggcccagggcggggcctgacaggcctcataaggacggttgctgctactgctgctgctgtccaggaGGACTCGGAGgggcgcagagttctttttaaaatgttttgaaattttctttttcccttttgaattttttttttggggggtggtgggatgggatggatgtttggttgggctcaggaatttgtttgattttgatatgattgtaatttttacagttttttgttagtattgttttattttgagttttattttgttcttaaggggagggctgccggggagtgggtcccagccaacaaaatggctggggcatgttccacaggggggatgcactgggacaaccgatctcagtgatcacgggtaggaggagaagttatgctaagaccagacagtgtcattacagaggaggcaggtttagtcgttgtttgaggactatccctgcctccgggtctggtcctgaccggacggatactagaatcagcaagggatacccacatgacctgaaggtgctgctgtgcaatgctaggtcaatgattcataagaccactgccatccatgacttgatcatggatggaggacttgacctgtcatgtgtaacagagacttggttgggtgaagcagatgggcctgtccttgccgctgcttgtccaccaggtttctcttatgcacagcaacccaggccttgtgggcggggaggggggttgcagtgatttttaggaagtcactggtttgcaccaggcatcctattgggaacacccagttctctgagtgcatattctgaaagttgggcaataggggcagtacaggattccttttggtgtaccgacctctccgctgcaccaaggattccctgcccaagctgcttcaggtcgtggcagatgttctcctggagacacctagtttggttgtccttggggattttaacatccatgccgagacgaccttacaagggaccgattgggactttgtggaaagcatggcctccatggggctgtccctgaataagtttggcccaacccacagccgcggacatgccttagacctggtgttcacctctatggatgttggtgatctgacattaagtaaaagcaaaacgaaagaagtgccatggtcagatcacttcctggtgcaaatggacttctccacgacccttcccctctgcagggaggtgggaccaattcggatggtccacccccgccacttaatggatccaaatggtttccagagagtggtaggggatgctttatcccatgttgatggcctttcagctgattccctggtggcccgttggaatgcggagttaaccagggctatcgactgtctggctccgaagcgccctctctgattgcatggagcccagccAGCCCCGTGGTttctgagggtgatgaaacaatcgatGAGACGGCTAAagtgccggtggcggataactcattctgaagcttacacgggttagagctcaatgtcaagcctaccaagtggcggtagcgatggcgaagaagactttcttcactgcctctattgcatctgcagaaaacagcagcaggagactctttcaggtggttcgcaatttaatgGAACCACCTGTTACTTTGGGGCctagtacgggccacatgatctcccacaatgattttgcaaagttttttgtggATAAAGTTACTCAGATTCGAGAAGAGGTAGACTctaccgtgggagcagggctggggagggagagtgctggagtcctgtctagtcaagttgcgtgggatcaattccaatctgttacctccgaggatgtggacaggctacTTGGaggagtgaaaccaaccacctgtctccttgatccttgcccaccctggcttataaaagctagctgggaagggctgggcgatgggcttcatgggtggtgaatgcttctctctgtgagggagccttcccagacccgctgaaagaggcggctatcaaaccgcttcttaaaaaaccatctttagatgctgccaatttggccaactatcgcccagtctcaaatcttccattcttgggcaaggtgattgagtgagtggttgctgaacaactccaggcatgcctggaagaagcggaccatttggatcccttccagtcgggattcaggcctcatcatgggactgaaactgccttggttgcactggtcgataatctccggcgggctagggacaaaggtgagagctgtttcctagttctgctggatctctcagcggcttttgacacattgaccataacatccttctggaccatctagaggggctgggagctgggggcactgttatacagtggttccgctccttcctcctaggccgtgttcagaaagtggtggtgggggatgagtgttcagaccccatggctctcacttgtggggtgcctcagggttctgtcctctcccccatgcttttcaacatctacatgcagccgctgggagagatcatcagggggtttgggctgggtgttcatcagtatgtggatgatacccagctctacctctctttcaaatcgaaaccagtgaaggcggtgaaggtcctgtgtgagtgtctgaaggtggttggaggatggttggcggctaacagattgaggttgaatcctgacaagacagaagtactgttttggggggacaggaggcggccAGGTTttgaggattccctggtcctgaatggggtaactatgcccctgaaggaccaggtgcactgcctgggagtcattttggactcacagttgtccatggaggcacaggtcaattctgtgtccaggacagctgtttatcagctccatctggtatgcaggctgagaccttacctgcccatggactgtcttgccagagtgctgcatgctctggttatctctcgcttggactactgcaatacgctctacaTGGGGCAACCTTTGAAGTTGACCTACAAAggtgaaactacaactaatccagaatgcggcagctagactggtgactgggagtggctgccaagaccatataacatcagtcttgaaagacctacactggctcccagtacgtttccgagcacaattcaaagtgctggtgcctttaaagccctaaacggcctcggcccagtatacctgaaggagcgtatccacctccatcgttctgcctggacactgaggtccagcgctgagggccttctcccttgctgtgagaagccaagttacagggaatcagacagagggccttcttggtggtggcgcccaccctgtggaacgccctcctgtcagatgtcaaggaaataaacaactatctgacttttagaagacatctgaaggcagccctgtttagggaagtttttaatgcttaataggttattgtattttagtgttttgttggaagccacccagagtggctggggaaacccagccagatgggcggggtataaataataataataataataataataatgttcagcACTGAGTTATTCTTTGCCTTCCCCCTCCCAGGAAGTATGCTACATCATGACAAAGTAATGATCTGGTGGGGACTCTTGTTACAAAATGGCTGCACCCCTTTTTGCCCCCAGAAGCCTCCATCACAGTGACACTACATCACCAAGTAATGTAACATCTGAGGGGTTTTGAGGTGAGAAAAGTGTGGTCACCAATGGGGCTTCTGAGAGGAGCTCAATAGTAATGTGAAGTAATGGTTCCCCCAATTTTACCCCCTTGAAAATTGCCAGGTAGCATTCAGCCCCGCTTTTCCATGTCTCCTGTGCTCAAATTTAGGTGTGAAGCTTTTTGTGGATAACCTTTGGTTCAGCCTTcttaaaaaccacattttaacaGCTCTTTTTGGCTCAATAATGCTATTTGGCTCTGTCAAAACACCTTCATGTTGAACCAGATGCTAATGGGCCTACATTAGGTCAGAcccatcacatttatttattatttgataGTTGACATTATAGTTTATAAACCACCCCAGAAAGGCCTCTGGAAGCCGTGTAGAGAACATAAAAGGGAAAGTACAATAACTataaaacaaccaaataaaaacaATGTTTGAACAGCAGGTGGAAAAATGTACACAGACTCAACAGCAAAAGCAAACAGCTCCCTTAAACCAAGCAATTTGAGAAGGGACAGACTAGTACTGAAGGCTCAGCAAACGAAACTAAAGCAAAGCTCAGGGCAAAGCAATGCAAAGTTTAGTTCAGGTTCTAGCTAGCGCCCTGGAGAGCGCTCCCATGCAGGCTCTCAAGTTGGAAAATTGTATGAGCAGGTTCAAATGTTGCTTCAGCTAGAGTCCCAGAGTGATACCTGTCTGGATGGTTAGCTTTTTTAGTTAAAGGGGCTTTGCCTGCTTAAGCAACCATCAGCTTCACTGGGATGGTGGCCCCTGTGGCTTCATTGGGACTTCTGGGCAAAAAGCCTTGGATGATGGGAGTACAACCTCCTCACACTGGGAGATGGTAGAGAGATGGGCTCTTGGTGCAAAGAGGCGTCACTTGGGCTCATCACTGAAGCtggttcttcttcctcctctgacaCTTCACTCATGTACATGGCTTCATATCCTGAATTTTGTCCTGGTTCATGATAAAAATCTTATTGAT
The nucleotide sequence above comes from Podarcis raffonei isolate rPodRaf1 chromosome 14, rPodRaf1.pri, whole genome shotgun sequence. Encoded proteins:
- the CHRFAM7A gene encoding CHRNA7-FAM7A fusion protein isoform X2 encodes the protein MQEAEISGYISNGEWDLVGVPGKRTESFYDCCKEPYPDVTFTVTMRRRTLYYGLNLLIPCVLISALALLVFLLPADSGEKISLGITVLLSLTVFMLLVAEIMPATSDSVPLIAQYFASTMIIVGLSVVVTVIVLQYHHHDPDGGKMPKWTRIILLNWCAWFLRMKRPGEDKVRPACQHKQRRCSMSSIDVNTVSGQQSSNGNMLYIGFRGLEGVHCTPTTDSGVICGRMTCSPTDEDNLLHSGHPSETDPELAKILEEVRYIANRFRDQDEAEAICNEWKFAASVVDRLCLMAFSVFTIICTIGILMSAPNFVEAVSKDFA